In Parvivirga hydrogeniphila, one genomic interval encodes:
- a CDS encoding aminotransferase class I/II-fold pyridoxal phosphate-dependent enzyme has translation MDIFGKCFEYSEADEARASGYYPYFRVITSESDSKVRVGDRDLIMLGSNNYLGLTTHPHVRARAREALDKYGTSCTGSRLLNGNLDIHEELERRLAKFVGKEAALVFSTGFGTNIGTISAIVTRHDYAVIDKDDHASIYDGCKLSWGKAVRFEHNDPESLREALGRVDWEHGGALVVVDGVFSMEGDVAPLPEMLPIIREFGARLMVDDAHASGVLGPNGEGTAAHFGLTDEVDLIMGTFSKSFASLGGFIAGDAKVIDYIKHNSRPFIFSAAMAPPSVGACLGALDVMESEPEHRERLWRIVNRMHAEYRRLGFDTGNSTTPVIPIVLGDEMLVFEFWRRLLDAGIFVNPVRPPAVPQGRALLRTSYMATHTDEQMDYVLETFERIGRELGVIGG, from the coding sequence ATGGACATCTTCGGCAAGTGCTTCGAGTACAGCGAGGCCGACGAGGCGCGCGCTTCCGGCTACTACCCGTACTTCCGCGTGATCACCTCGGAGTCCGACTCGAAGGTCCGCGTCGGCGACCGTGATCTCATCATGCTCGGCTCGAACAACTACCTCGGCCTCACCACGCACCCGCACGTGCGCGCCCGCGCGCGCGAAGCCCTCGACAAGTACGGCACTTCGTGCACGGGATCGCGCCTGCTGAACGGCAACCTCGACATCCACGAGGAGCTGGAGCGCCGGCTCGCGAAGTTCGTGGGCAAGGAGGCGGCGCTCGTCTTCTCGACCGGGTTCGGCACCAACATCGGCACCATCTCGGCCATCGTGACCCGCCACGACTACGCCGTCATCGACAAAGACGACCATGCCAGCATCTACGACGGCTGCAAGCTGTCGTGGGGCAAGGCGGTCCGCTTCGAGCATAACGACCCGGAAAGCCTGCGCGAAGCGCTCGGGCGCGTCGACTGGGAGCACGGCGGGGCGCTCGTGGTGGTGGACGGCGTGTTCTCGATGGAAGGCGACGTCGCGCCCCTGCCGGAGATGCTGCCGATCATCCGTGAGTTCGGCGCTCGCCTGATGGTGGACGACGCGCACGCATCAGGCGTGCTGGGGCCGAACGGCGAAGGCACCGCGGCGCACTTCGGCCTCACCGACGAGGTCGACCTCATCATGGGCACCTTCAGCAAGAGCTTCGCCTCGCTCGGCGGTTTCATCGCCGGCGATGCGAAGGTCATCGACTACATCAAGCACAACTCGCGGCCGTTCATCTTCTCGGCAGCGATGGCCCCGCCGAGCGTCGGCGCATGCCTCGGCGCGCTCGACGTCATGGAGAGCGAGCCGGAGCACCGCGAGCGCTTGTGGCGCATCGTCAACCGCATGCACGCCGAGTACCGCCGCCTCGGGTTCGACACCGGGAACAGCACCACGCCGGTCATCCCGATCGTCTTGGGCGACGAGATGCTCGTCTTCGAGTTCTGGCGCCGGCTGCTGGACGCGGGGATCTTCGTCAACCCCGTGCGACCGCCCGCCGTGCCGCAGGGCCGCGCGCTCCTGCGTACGTCGTACATGGCCACGCACACCGACGAGCAGATGGACTACGTCCTCGAGACCTTCGAGCGCATCGGTCGCGAGCTGGGCGTCATCGGCGGGTAG
- a CDS encoding patatin-like phospholipase family protein — MGLFGRRRLGIALGSGSARGLAHIGVLKALEAAGIRPDVVTGTSMGAIVGAMYAAGKPLAEMEALATAYDVKALISLADIAWQRGAIIQGEKVESFLAEHLPERFEDLAIPFGCASTDLVTGHGVKHTSGDLRRAVRASISIPVVFAPVAGDGHVLVDGYLTEPVPVMLARRLGAEVVVAVEVCGSGTVVPDDAQRDAGVVRDLIAALRGEPRQRRRGTSALEVLSASSEILERHVALPALEQADVVISPDVHTYTGYDFLAAPDIIAAGERAGRLAVRAVARAARIRLP; from the coding sequence GTGGGCCTGTTCGGTCGCAGGCGGCTCGGCATCGCGCTCGGGAGCGGGAGCGCGCGCGGGCTTGCGCACATCGGCGTGCTCAAAGCCCTCGAAGCGGCAGGCATCCGCCCCGACGTCGTCACGGGCACCAGCATGGGCGCGATCGTCGGCGCGATGTACGCCGCCGGGAAGCCGCTTGCCGAGATGGAAGCGCTCGCGACCGCATACGACGTCAAGGCGCTCATCTCGCTCGCCGACATCGCATGGCAGCGCGGCGCGATCATCCAAGGCGAGAAGGTCGAGTCGTTCTTGGCCGAGCACCTGCCGGAGCGCTTCGAAGACCTCGCGATCCCCTTCGGCTGCGCCTCGACCGACCTCGTGACCGGCCACGGCGTGAAGCACACCTCCGGCGACTTGCGCCGCGCGGTGCGAGCGTCGATCTCGATCCCGGTGGTGTTCGCGCCGGTGGCAGGCGACGGCCACGTGCTCGTCGACGGCTACCTCACCGAGCCCGTTCCCGTGATGCTCGCACGGCGGCTCGGCGCCGAGGTGGTGGTGGCCGTCGAGGTGTGCGGCTCCGGAACGGTCGTGCCTGACGACGCTCAACGCGACGCAGGCGTCGTGCGCGATCTCATCGCGGCGCTTCGCGGCGAGCCCCGCCAGCGCCGCCGCGGCACGTCTGCGCTCGAGGTGCTCTCGGCGAGCAGCGAGATCCTGGAGCGCCACGTGGCGCTTCCTGCGCTCGAGCAGGCGGACGTGGTGATCTCGCCGGACGTGCACACCTACACAGGCTATGACTTCCTCGCCGCACCCGATATCATCGCGGCAGGCGAGCGCGCCGGGCGGCTGGCCGTTCGGGCGGTTGCGCGCGCGGCGCGGATACGACTGCCGTGA
- a CDS encoding CDP-alcohol phosphatidyltransferase family protein, which translates to MADIAKHKREHDMLIGFLERPALQWLAARMPAWVTPDVLTGIGVAASMMIFVGYWLTNRSPWWLLFVNLGFVINWFGDSLDGTLARYRKIERPKFGFYIDHTVDAVAEFLTIIGIGMSPYLRLDVAAFALIGYLLMSVHVYIRTAVEGVFKISYGRFGPTEMRVIIMLVNTAILVFEPFFLREVVSGLKPFDVVGIVLAAAMGAVFLGASWVHAVRLAKEGK; encoded by the coding sequence GTGGCAGACATAGCGAAGCACAAGCGCGAACACGACATGCTGATCGGGTTCTTGGAGCGGCCTGCACTGCAGTGGCTGGCGGCCCGCATGCCCGCGTGGGTCACGCCGGACGTTCTCACCGGCATCGGCGTGGCCGCTTCGATGATGATCTTCGTGGGCTACTGGCTCACGAACCGAAGCCCGTGGTGGCTGCTCTTCGTCAACCTCGGCTTCGTCATCAACTGGTTCGGCGACTCGCTCGACGGCACGCTCGCGCGCTACCGCAAGATCGAGCGGCCGAAGTTCGGCTTCTACATCGACCACACGGTCGACGCGGTCGCGGAGTTCCTCACCATCATCGGCATCGGGATGTCGCCGTACCTGCGGCTCGACGTGGCGGCCTTTGCGCTCATCGGCTATCTCCTCATGAGCGTGCACGTCTACATCCGGACGGCCGTCGAGGGCGTCTTCAAGATCTCGTACGGGCGGTTCGGGCCCACCGAGATGCGCGTCATCATCATGCTCGTGAACACCGCGATCCTCGTCTTCGAGCCGTTCTTCCTGCGCGAGGTCGTGTCTGGCCTCAAGCCGTTCGACGTCGTCGGCATCGTGCTCGCGGCAGCGATGGGCGCGGTGTTCCTCGGCGCGTCGTGGGTGCACGCGGTGCGCCTCGCCAAAGAAGGGAAGTAG
- a CDS encoding lysophospholipid acyltransferase family protein, whose protein sequence is MDFESLANSRLGIGMALSASRAMPRAAGYALAQRVARRVAKDRMLPMTRAIRANQWVVSGRTLSSAELDQAAYQVLANSGRFLFDLFHLPEGADAIFRLVKRDETFERMLALSAEGPLVVAGIHLGNFDLVGRALAYAGWRPQVLSVPDPNGAYEQQNEMRRQAGLEVTPVSVRSLAQAARRLKEGGVVVTGLDRPIPEPEASVRFFGEPAPLPLLHVRLAMKAGAPVVVASAPLDDDGRYRLEMSEPIPMEGDDAVANAERCAAEAERMIAARPRQWAMPHAVWPHAEAP, encoded by the coding sequence ATGGACTTCGAATCGCTTGCGAACAGCCGGCTCGGGATCGGCATGGCGCTGTCGGCCAGCCGGGCGATGCCGCGCGCCGCTGGCTATGCGCTCGCCCAGCGGGTGGCGCGCCGGGTGGCGAAGGACCGCATGCTGCCGATGACGCGCGCGATCCGCGCCAACCAGTGGGTGGTCTCCGGTCGCACGCTCTCCTCCGCCGAGCTCGACCAGGCGGCCTACCAGGTGCTCGCCAACTCGGGCCGCTTCCTGTTCGACCTGTTCCACCTGCCGGAAGGCGCCGACGCGATCTTCCGGCTCGTGAAGCGCGACGAGACCTTCGAGCGGATGCTCGCGCTGAGCGCCGAAGGGCCGCTCGTGGTGGCGGGCATCCACCTCGGCAACTTCGATCTCGTCGGCCGCGCGCTCGCGTACGCTGGCTGGCGTCCGCAGGTGCTGTCGGTGCCTGACCCGAACGGCGCGTACGAGCAGCAGAACGAGATGCGCCGCCAGGCGGGGCTCGAGGTGACGCCGGTGTCGGTGCGCTCGCTTGCTCAGGCCGCCCGGCGCCTGAAAGAGGGCGGCGTCGTGGTGACCGGGCTCGACCGCCCCATCCCGGAGCCCGAGGCGAGCGTGCGCTTCTTCGGCGAGCCTGCCCCGCTGCCGCTCCTGCACGTGCGGCTGGCGATGAAAGCGGGCGCGCCGGTGGTGGTGGCCTCAGCGCCGCTCGACGACGACGGGCGCTATCGGCTCGAGATGTCCGAGCCGATCCCGATGGAAGGCGACGACGCGGTCGCCAATGCCGAGCGCTGCGCGGCGGAGGCGGAGCGCATGATCGCGGCGCGCCCGCGGCAGTGGGCGATGCCGCACGCGGTGTGGCCGCACGCCGAGGCACCGTGA
- a CDS encoding CD3072 family TudS-related putative desulfidase, with protein sequence MTTEDAGRNPVDSRSRRIVFVCHCLLNANSKVEGLAQYAGVHPLIAQLAALGLGIIQMPCPEIRSCGMSRWGQTREQYENVPFRGLCARLADEVLAQVQEYRRCGYEILGVVGVDGSPTCGVTKSASGHWGGEYAPAEWAEVVSRVESAPLPGVYIEALLERLEPLGIRFFAIDESVEGHRVDEVIRGLTATE encoded by the coding sequence ATGACCACAGAAGATGCAGGCCGGAACCCGGTAGATTCCAGGAGCCGCAGGATCGTGTTCGTTTGCCACTGCTTGCTGAACGCGAACTCGAAGGTGGAAGGGCTCGCCCAGTACGCGGGAGTACACCCGTTGATCGCGCAGTTGGCCGCCCTCGGCCTCGGAATCATTCAGATGCCCTGTCCTGAGATTCGATCGTGCGGCATGAGCAGATGGGGCCAAACACGAGAGCAGTACGAGAACGTCCCATTCCGCGGACTCTGTGCGCGGCTCGCCGATGAGGTCCTCGCGCAGGTTCAGGAGTATCGGCGCTGTGGGTACGAGATCCTTGGTGTCGTGGGGGTCGACGGGAGCCCGACCTGTGGCGTGACGAAGTCCGCTTCGGGCCACTGGGGAGGCGAATACGCACCTGCGGAATGGGCGGAAGTCGTGTCTCGTGTTGAATCCGCGCCGCTGCCAGGAGTCTACATCGAGGCTCTCCTCGAGCGACTTGAGCCTCTCGGCATACGCTTCTTCGCGATTGACGAGAGCGTCGAGGGCCATCGCGTCGACGAGGTGATCCGAGGGCTCACAGCGACGGAGTAG
- a CDS encoding CD3073 family putative ECF transporter S component has product MNKRISLVFVPVGIGVNVIGGLLASSLKLPVFLDTIGTILSAAILGPWWGALTGGLTNVIMALQNPMDMWFAIVNIAVGLIIGFISVKYGFQKWLVVLIAGLIISVVAPIIGTTIATYLYGGLTGGGLDIFVGGLMKAGADVFTAAFIPRIASNLVDKLLSVFVVMFVIMALPKTLKGCAAGPEEA; this is encoded by the coding sequence GTGAACAAGCGCATTTCGCTCGTGTTCGTACCGGTGGGAATCGGGGTCAATGTGATCGGCGGGTTGCTCGCCAGCTCGCTCAAGTTGCCCGTCTTCCTCGATACGATCGGTACGATTCTCTCCGCGGCGATACTCGGCCCATGGTGGGGAGCGCTTACGGGAGGACTGACGAACGTCATCATGGCGCTCCAGAACCCGATGGACATGTGGTTCGCCATCGTCAACATCGCTGTCGGACTGATCATAGGCTTCATCTCCGTCAAGTACGGGTTTCAGAAGTGGCTCGTCGTGCTCATCGCCGGTCTCATCATCTCCGTCGTGGCGCCGATCATCGGCACCACGATCGCTACATATCTATACGGTGGCCTCACGGGTGGCGGACTCGACATCTTCGTCGGCGGACTCATGAAGGCTGGTGCCGACGTGTTCACGGCCGCGTTCATACCTAGGATCGCTTCGAACCTTGTGGACAAACTCCTCTCTGTCTTCGTGGTGATGTTCGTGATCATGGCGCTTCCGAAGACGCTTAAGGGCTGCGCGGCAGGCCCGGAGGAGGCATAG
- a CDS encoding energy-coupling factor transporter transmembrane component T has product MSADVTGGLPTFEPGALPHPIGLGAVPVGPRMFLAACGILAIALTPTILCLGVQLLALLAAATATGLLVPLVRSWRGVAWVSLSLLVIYSWAYPGSTDHVWIFGVQGFLAGLLIVIRLLGFVSVMYLLLLSTGPSAIIRWAGDVNEDLGIMISLTLSVLPVMKQQMDTTIQAQQARGMAMGGNLVRKMRAYLAVLIPVIVKSLVRAYGMAALLHVRGYSSSRRVKPQRKVTLGAAACYAAGALWIVAVAATRLVFR; this is encoded by the coding sequence TTGTCCGCTGATGTGACAGGGGGGCTCCCGACGTTCGAGCCGGGGGCCCTTCCGCATCCGATAGGGTTAGGAGCCGTCCCCGTCGGCCCGCGGATGTTCCTCGCCGCCTGTGGGATCCTCGCTATCGCACTGACACCGACGATTCTATGTCTCGGCGTTCAGCTGCTCGCGCTCCTTGCAGCGGCGACCGCCACAGGGCTCCTCGTGCCTCTCGTGCGGAGCTGGAGGGGTGTCGCCTGGGTCTCTCTGTCCTTGCTGGTCATCTACTCGTGGGCATATCCTGGCTCGACTGACCACGTGTGGATCTTCGGCGTTCAGGGCTTTCTCGCCGGCCTACTCATCGTGATACGTCTTCTCGGGTTCGTCTCGGTCATGTATCTGTTGCTGCTATCAACGGGACCATCGGCGATCATTCGGTGGGCCGGAGATGTGAACGAGGATCTTGGCATCATGATCTCGCTCACGCTCAGCGTACTGCCTGTTATGAAGCAGCAGATGGATACCACCATCCAGGCACAGCAGGCCCGCGGGATGGCCATGGGCGGGAACCTTGTGCGCAAGATGCGCGCCTACCTTGCCGTGTTGATCCCCGTCATCGTGAAGTCGCTCGTGCGTGCTTACGGCATGGCTGCTCTGCTGCATGTCCGAGGATACAGCTCCAGCCGTAGGGTGAAGCCTCAACGCAAGGTGACCTTAGGAGCTGCAGCCTGCTATGCAGCAGGTGCGCTCTGGATCGTGGCTGTCGCGGCGACTCGGTTGGTGTTCCGATGA
- a CDS encoding ABC transporter ATP-binding protein: MSDRGAYVTAEGVGFTYTRARSAAIAGIDFVATPGSENWITGPNAAGKSTLLGVIAGVVPTVIEGNLTGRLDVVGAGTGGAATTSMVLQDSDVYLFRSVFDEIAFPLANRGVSGDELDSAVLGALEAVGIAHLESRLMHTLSGGERQKVAVAAALAVDPDVLLLDEPFEQLDPASAVEVLGLARRQSALGTTVFIATREAGHVPEGANRLHLVGGVPHVDDAEPRIVCWPKARPLGGLLLELRNLTHRYGSGGGVEDVDLSVHEGESVALLGPNGAGKTTIMKHACGLLRPDSGEVRVLDQDASDQQVWDLARVVGTLFQNPDDQIFNRLVEMEVAWSLIARGTAKEAALERAHAVMAELGISRLAMENPHEITASERQLVAFASVLVAEPRLIVLDEPTKALDADAAETVASAIERRLDDGAGVLLVTHDVRFAARLSNRCVVLADGRVIANGPSCEVLEDASLLRRARLLT, translated from the coding sequence ATGAGCGACCGTGGAGCATACGTCACAGCCGAGGGGGTCGGCTTCACGTACACGCGTGCTCGTTCGGCGGCAATCGCAGGTATCGACTTCGTCGCCACCCCTGGCTCAGAGAATTGGATAACCGGGCCGAATGCGGCGGGTAAGAGCACTCTTCTAGGGGTCATCGCGGGTGTCGTTCCCACGGTGATAGAGGGCAATCTCACGGGACGACTGGATGTGGTTGGGGCGGGCACGGGGGGTGCCGCCACTACTTCGATGGTGTTACAAGACTCGGACGTCTATCTGTTTCGCAGCGTCTTCGACGAGATCGCGTTTCCTCTGGCTAACCGTGGGGTGTCAGGAGACGAACTGGATTCGGCGGTTCTTGGCGCACTCGAAGCGGTCGGCATCGCTCATCTCGAGTCTCGCTTGATGCACACGCTCTCGGGCGGCGAACGTCAGAAGGTCGCAGTTGCAGCGGCTCTCGCGGTCGATCCAGACGTGCTGCTTCTGGACGAGCCCTTCGAGCAGCTCGATCCTGCATCGGCCGTTGAGGTTCTTGGACTCGCGCGCCGGCAGTCCGCTCTTGGGACGACGGTGTTCATTGCCACCCGCGAGGCCGGGCATGTGCCAGAGGGTGCCAACCGGCTTCATCTTGTCGGGGGCGTTCCCCACGTTGACGATGCCGAGCCGAGAATAGTGTGTTGGCCCAAAGCTCGCCCCCTGGGGGGCCTGCTCCTGGAGCTACGGAATCTCACCCACCGGTACGGCTCGGGTGGCGGTGTCGAGGACGTCGATCTGAGCGTGCATGAGGGTGAGTCGGTCGCGCTTCTCGGCCCGAACGGCGCTGGCAAGACGACGATCATGAAACACGCCTGCGGCCTCCTTCGGCCCGATTCAGGCGAGGTGCGCGTGCTCGACCAGGATGCGAGCGACCAACAGGTCTGGGACTTGGCGCGCGTCGTAGGAACTCTCTTTCAGAATCCCGACGACCAGATCTTCAACAGGTTGGTGGAGATGGAGGTCGCCTGGAGTCTCATCGCTCGAGGAACCGCCAAGGAGGCAGCCCTCGAGCGGGCGCACGCGGTCATGGCGGAGCTGGGCATCAGCAGGCTGGCAATGGAGAATCCCCACGAGATAACTGCATCCGAACGGCAGCTGGTGGCGTTCGCCTCGGTTCTCGTCGCGGAGCCCCGTCTCATCGTGCTCGATGAACCCACGAAAGCGCTCGACGCCGATGCTGCGGAGACTGTAGCGTCTGCAATCGAGCGACGACTTGATGATGGCGCTGGCGTGCTGCTTGTCACCCATGATGTGCGTTTCGCCGCCCGGCTCTCCAATCGTTGCGTAGTACTGGCCGACGGGCGAGTGATTGCGAACGGGCCCTCGTGTGAAGTGCTGGAAGATGCGAGCCTGCTTCGCCGTGCACGGCTTCTCACATAG
- a CDS encoding ATP cone domain-containing protein yields the protein MNESKKRTYIVYLAGPITGCNDDQKNRWRKEFKQIVGKRRNDVEFHDPTEWSTDWKPLRETFLLRTVDVVVANMWKESIGTTVGIMQALDLGKPVILIDPCYLNSKILEGLLGDKPARSVQEAADRLNDLLDRTGDVFVQKSTGEVVPFELTKLVASIQTACAAAHIPEDQFANQISRAVLQSLETSADSERPVPTSAIRGAIFEVLEDYSTSARYDADIRHLAAAVKREWEKKENYKREDAIVEKTEADLAAARAEAEQYKELWMAAAASRKAALPSDEPSSGPSSLRTPRLRTLEEAVRLAEEKWRDSLEILPSARRSARKYDKWRDADKVFELLDLLGECAFERMVDKSERQVGPTLDQMLKQRQRGFEYAPTESKETMDRYGRERTFSGRDGKQWVCKQHLKIGTRGGAERLLRIYFCEDPATGRIVIGHVGKHLTTYTGDS from the coding sequence ATGAACGAATCCAAGAAGCGCACGTACATCGTCTATCTGGCAGGTCCCATCACCGGCTGCAATGACGACCAGAAAAACCGGTGGCGCAAGGAGTTCAAGCAGATCGTCGGGAAGCGCCGAAACGATGTCGAGTTCCACGACCCGACGGAGTGGAGCACCGACTGGAAACCGCTTCGGGAGACATTCCTTCTTCGAACCGTCGATGTGGTCGTCGCGAACATGTGGAAGGAGTCGATCGGCACCACCGTCGGCATCATGCAGGCGCTCGACCTGGGCAAGCCCGTGATACTCATCGACCCCTGCTATCTCAACAGCAAGATCCTTGAGGGCTTGCTGGGCGACAAGCCCGCCCGCTCGGTCCAGGAGGCGGCTGACCGCCTGAACGACCTGCTTGATCGGACTGGGGACGTGTTCGTGCAGAAGAGCACCGGAGAGGTCGTCCCTTTCGAACTGACCAAGCTCGTCGCATCGATCCAGACCGCGTGCGCAGCGGCGCACATACCCGAGGACCAGTTCGCGAACCAGATCTCCAGAGCGGTTCTGCAATCGCTAGAAACGTCCGCCGATAGCGAGCGGCCCGTCCCGACGAGCGCGATCAGAGGCGCTATCTTCGAAGTCTTGGAAGACTACAGCACCAGCGCACGGTACGACGCCGATATCCGCCATCTCGCGGCGGCGGTGAAACGAGAGTGGGAGAAGAAAGAGAACTACAAGCGCGAAGACGCCATCGTCGAGAAGACGGAGGCCGATCTGGCCGCAGCTCGAGCGGAGGCCGAGCAATACAAGGAACTATGGATGGCGGCAGCGGCCAGTCGGAAAGCGGCCCTCCCCAGCGACGAGCCGAGCTCTGGACCCAGCAGCCTCCGTACACCGCGTTTGCGCACTCTTGAAGAAGCGGTCCGTTTGGCTGAAGAGAAATGGCGGGATTCTCTTGAGATTCTGCCATCTGCGCGCAGGAGTGCGCGCAAGTACGACAAGTGGAGAGACGCCGACAAGGTCTTCGAACTCTTGGATCTGCTTGGCGAATGCGCATTCGAGCGGATGGTGGACAAGTCCGAGCGGCAAGTCGGACCGACGCTCGACCAGATGCTCAAGCAGCGGCAGCGCGGCTTCGAGTATGCCCCGACCGAAAGCAAAGAGACCATGGACCGATACGGACGGGAACGGACATTCTCCGGCCGAGACGGCAAGCAGTGGGTTTGTAAACAGCACCTGAAGATCGGGACGCGCGGAGGTGCGGAAAGGCTGCTGCGCATCTACTTCTGCGAGGACCCTGCCACCGGTCGCATCGTGATCGGGCATGTCGGGAAGCATCTGACGACGTACACGGGGGACTCGTGA